In the Lysinibacillus sp. PLM2 genome, one interval contains:
- a CDS encoding DNA polymerase III subunit beta produces the protein MKFDIMRDRLLDGLNDVMKAVSSKTTIPILTGIKIDVTEEGMRLTGSDADITIQTFIPIEENGDQVINIAETGSIVLQARMFNEIVRKLPTNDVEIEVSNGFQTHIRSGKSEFHLIGLDPTEYPSLPEIAMDRQFAIPADLLKSIIRETVFAVATSESRPVLTGVNWQIKDEELICVATDSHRLAQRKTKLEQLPTDVHSVVIPGKSLNELNKVLGETTEPVQIVITSQQVLFKAENILFFSRLLEGNYPDTSRLIPEEFKTNITINGKQLLQAIDRASLLAREDRNNVVRFETLESNIVEISSNSPEIGKVEEQIQVESLSGENIKISFSAKYMMEALKAIDGQDVVIEFTGAMRPFILRSVHDDAILQLILPVRTY, from the coding sequence ATGAAATTTGATATTATGCGAGACCGATTGTTAGATGGGTTAAATGATGTCATGAAAGCCGTAAGTTCAAAAACGACTATTCCAATTTTAACTGGTATTAAAATTGACGTGACTGAAGAAGGAATGCGTTTAACAGGTAGCGATGCTGATATAACGATTCAAACATTTATCCCTATTGAAGAAAATGGTGATCAAGTTATAAATATTGCTGAAACTGGATCCATCGTTTTACAAGCTCGTATGTTCAATGAAATCGTTCGTAAATTACCTACAAATGATGTTGAAATTGAAGTATCTAATGGTTTCCAAACACATATTCGTTCAGGTAAATCAGAATTCCATCTAATTGGCCTAGATCCAACGGAATATCCATCATTACCTGAAATTGCAATGGACCGCCAATTTGCTATTCCAGCAGATTTATTAAAATCAATTATCCGTGAAACAGTATTTGCTGTCGCAACGTCTGAAAGTCGTCCAGTGTTAACTGGTGTTAATTGGCAAATTAAAGATGAAGAATTAATTTGTGTTGCAACTGATAGTCATCGTTTAGCACAAAGAAAAACGAAACTTGAACAACTTCCTACAGATGTACATTCAGTTGTCATTCCTGGTAAAAGTTTAAATGAATTAAACAAAGTACTTGGCGAAACAACTGAGCCTGTTCAGATTGTGATTACAAGCCAACAAGTTCTATTTAAAGCCGAAAATATATTATTCTTCTCACGTTTATTAGAAGGTAATTATCCGGATACTTCACGTTTAATTCCAGAAGAATTTAAAACGAATATTACAATAAATGGCAAACAATTATTACAGGCAATTGACCGTGCATCACTTCTTGCTCGTGAAGATCGTAATAATGTCGTTCGATTTGAAACATTGGAAAGTAATATTGTTGAAATTTCATCTAATTCACCTGAAATCGGTAAAGTTGAAGAACAAATCCAAGTTGAATCATTAAGTGGCGAAAATATCAAAATTTCTTTTAGTGCAAAATATATGATGGAAGCACTAAAAGCAATTGATGGTCAAGATGTTGTAATTGAGTTTACTGGAGCAATGAGACCATTTATTTTACGTTCGGTTCATGATGATGCGATTCTACAATTAATCTTACCTGTTAGAACTTATTAA
- the yaaA gene encoding hypothetical protein → MNELVIDTEFITLGQALKLTDSISSGGMAKWFLQENDVYVNGEIDNRRGRKLYHGDVINIPGTGRYVIVNTNGEN, encoded by the coding sequence TTGAATGAATTAGTAATTGATACTGAATTTATTACATTAGGTCAAGCATTAAAGCTAACTGATTCCATAAGTTCAGGCGGTATGGCGAAATGGTTTTTACAAGAAAATGATGTATATGTAAATGGGGAAATTGATAATCGACGGGGACGGAAATTATATCATGGAGACGTTATCAATATTCCTGGCACTGGACGATACGTTATCGTAAATACGAACGGTGAAAACTAA
- the recF gene encoding DNA replication and repair protein RecF — MFIDNLSLTNYRNYESLTLDFSSKINVFIGENAQGKTNVMESIYVLAMAKSHRTSNDKELIRWIADYGKIEGVVQNRYGNFPMELTITKKGKKGKVNHIEQTKLSNYIGQMNVVMFAPEDLNVVKGSPQVRRRFIDMEIGQISPVYLHDLLSFQKVLKQRNHLLKMNQGKSNMNDMLFDIYTEQYIQAAVQIIRKRFQFVELLQEWAEPIHSGISRGLEKLKIKYQPISGLDSNWTQDEMTTYLQKKLSEVKQKELERGVTLVGPHRDDLQFLVNDYDVQTYGSQGQQRTTALSLKLAEIELIKQETKETPILLLDDVLSELDDYRQSHLLNTIQGEVQTFVTTTSVDGIHHDTIKHAKMFHVKHGTIEQ; from the coding sequence ATGTTCATTGACAATTTATCGCTTACGAATTACCGGAATTATGAGTCGTTAACACTTGATTTTTCTTCAAAAATAAATGTGTTCATTGGTGAAAATGCACAAGGAAAAACGAATGTAATGGAATCCATTTATGTTTTAGCGATGGCAAAATCCCATCGCACAAGCAATGATAAAGAATTAATACGTTGGATTGCTGATTATGGTAAAATAGAAGGTGTTGTACAAAACCGTTACGGTAATTTTCCAATGGAACTAACAATTACCAAAAAAGGTAAAAAAGGGAAAGTAAACCATATTGAACAAACTAAATTAAGTAATTATATTGGCCAAATGAATGTCGTCATGTTTGCACCAGAGGATTTAAATGTTGTAAAAGGGAGTCCTCAAGTGAGAAGGCGTTTTATTGACATGGAAATTGGTCAAATTTCGCCTGTCTATTTACATGATTTATTATCATTTCAAAAAGTTTTGAAACAAAGAAATCATTTACTAAAGATGAATCAAGGTAAATCAAATATGAACGATATGTTATTTGATATTTATACTGAGCAATATATTCAGGCAGCTGTTCAAATTATTCGTAAAAGATTTCAATTTGTTGAACTTTTACAAGAATGGGCGGAACCTATACATTCGGGTATTTCTCGTGGTCTTGAAAAATTGAAGATAAAGTATCAACCTATATCTGGTCTAGACTCCAATTGGACTCAAGATGAAATGACTACATATTTGCAAAAAAAACTAAGTGAAGTTAAACAAAAGGAATTGGAAAGAGGCGTAACATTAGTTGGACCGCATCGTGATGATTTACAATTTCTAGTAAATGATTATGACGTTCAAACATACGGCTCACAAGGACAACAACGTACAACAGCACTTTCTTTAAAACTTGCTGAGATTGAATTAATCAAGCAAGAAACAAAGGAAACACCCATTTTACTTTTGGACGATGTTTTATCTGAATTGGATGATTATAGACAATCTCATTTGTTAAATACCATTCAAGGTGAAGTACAAACTTTTGTTACAACAACAAGCGTAGATGGAATTCATCACGATACAATTAAACATGCAAAAATGTTTCATGTGAAACATGGGACGATCGAACAATAA